Proteins encoded by one window of Acuticoccus sp. MNP-M23:
- a CDS encoding sensor histidine kinase: protein MTQKSLHFDVSTGLKRVLGQELITDDEVAIFELVKNSFDAGATEVKILFDEDLIVVADNGSGMSYDDLINRWLFVAYSAKRDASEDDFRDRIANRTHYAGSKGIGRFSTDRLGEDIVLQTKLKGREERIHRLEINWALFDQNIKAKFESIPVMYEERNEFEVLNHLKSFKESLVSGTIIEIKNLRFEWNRDEIKNLKSSLAKLINPFGSDVDEFSIDIIAPHEEDRDHEARLRAKSKGVPLSSRDIINGKVGNFIFSDLQEKTTFLIVEIIDDKIESALTDRGELIYKIREPNPYPDLEGSGFRCEMYYLNHSAKLTFARRVGLPSVQFGSVFLFRNGFRVYPVGEDGDDWFGFARRKQQGHSRYLGTREVIGRIDVYGDNEDFQESSSRNQGLIDTPAVRQLQKCVMDHCLRRLEKYVVPVSWVDKAEAETNDLSRLLTDPGRARVSAAVAALVDNDDVELIDFSRRLVGLLNERSSQFESSLVDLRTIAGKVGDREFLKGIDQAEKRFEELRTSESEARKVADRQREIALRATERAAVAEAAVEVERRRSHFLEAAVNLDTATIVNLHHQVTIYSVDINQQIENLITDTQGQETVPREALLQALEQIAFLNRKVQAVARFATKANFQLDSEKIEADLASFIEEYIDGIARGAGGARLRVVVENDHPEFRKRFNPIDVSIVVDNLVSNARRAKASEIRFTLRQSASKGLLINVSDNGRGFAKGVDRGRIFEMGYTTTHGSGLGLYHVRQVLGQMGGSIDVVNEHPMSGVGFSIIIAKSGNKK, encoded by the coding sequence ATGACGCAAAAAAGCCTCCATTTTGATGTCAGTACAGGGCTCAAAAGAGTACTCGGTCAAGAGCTAATAACCGATGATGAAGTCGCCATCTTTGAGCTGGTCAAGAATTCCTTCGATGCTGGTGCAACCGAAGTAAAAATATTGTTCGACGAAGATCTGATCGTTGTTGCAGACAATGGCTCTGGTATGTCTTACGACGATCTCATCAATCGATGGCTTTTCGTTGCATATTCAGCCAAGCGTGATGCATCCGAAGACGACTTTCGTGACCGCATTGCGAATCGGACGCATTATGCCGGCAGTAAGGGGATTGGCCGTTTCTCCACGGACCGTCTCGGCGAGGACATCGTCCTTCAAACCAAATTAAAAGGGCGAGAAGAGCGAATACATAGGCTTGAAATTAATTGGGCACTTTTTGACCAAAATATAAAGGCAAAATTTGAATCAATACCTGTTATGTACGAAGAACGAAACGAGTTCGAAGTCCTCAATCATCTTAAATCATTCAAGGAATCTTTAGTCAGCGGCACAATCATTGAGATTAAAAATTTGCGTTTTGAATGGAACAGAGATGAAATTAAGAATCTCAAATCCTCATTAGCTAAGCTCATCAATCCGTTTGGTTCGGATGTGGACGAATTCTCGATAGATATTATTGCTCCACACGAAGAAGATAGAGATCATGAGGCTCGACTTAGAGCAAAATCAAAAGGAGTTCCCCTATCGAGCCGTGACATCATTAATGGAAAAGTCGGAAATTTCATATTTAGCGACTTACAAGAGAAGACTACTTTTCTTATAGTAGAAATTATCGATGATAAAATTGAAAGCGCGCTAACAGACCGCGGAGAATTAATATACAAAATTCGTGAACCCAATCCATATCCCGATTTAGAGGGTTCTGGATTTAGATGCGAGATGTACTATTTAAACCATTCAGCCAAACTAACATTCGCTCGACGTGTTGGATTGCCATCGGTTCAGTTTGGTTCGGTTTTTTTATTTCGAAATGGGTTTAGAGTCTATCCGGTTGGCGAAGATGGTGACGACTGGTTCGGGTTTGCAAGAAGAAAACAGCAAGGCCATAGCCGCTATCTTGGCACGCGCGAGGTAATAGGCCGCATCGACGTCTATGGTGACAATGAAGATTTTCAAGAGTCTTCAAGTCGCAACCAAGGATTAATTGATACGCCGGCGGTCAGGCAACTTCAGAAGTGTGTCATGGACCATTGTCTAAGGCGTCTGGAAAAATATGTTGTTCCGGTTTCTTGGGTAGATAAAGCGGAGGCGGAAACTAACGATTTATCACGATTGCTCACTGATCCGGGGCGAGCCAGAGTATCGGCGGCGGTCGCTGCACTCGTAGATAATGATGACGTAGAACTTATTGATTTTAGCCGTCGGTTGGTGGGCCTTCTCAACGAGCGCTCGTCGCAGTTCGAGAGTAGCCTAGTCGATCTTCGAACGATCGCTGGCAAAGTCGGTGACAGAGAATTTCTTAAGGGTATTGATCAGGCCGAAAAGCGGTTTGAAGAACTAAGAACATCTGAATCAGAAGCCAGAAAGGTCGCTGACCGGCAGCGGGAGATTGCTCTAAGAGCTACCGAGCGTGCTGCAGTTGCTGAGGCCGCTGTCGAAGTCGAAAGGCGTAGATCTCACTTCCTTGAAGCTGCAGTCAATTTAGACACAGCCACAATCGTCAATCTACATCATCAGGTGACTATCTACTCTGTCGACATCAATCAGCAGATCGAAAATCTCATCACCGACACTCAAGGGCAGGAGACCGTTCCCCGCGAGGCCCTGCTTCAAGCTCTAGAGCAGATCGCTTTCTTAAATAGAAAAGTTCAAGCGGTTGCCAGATTCGCGACGAAGGCGAATTTCCAACTTGATTCTGAGAAGATTGAAGCTGATTTAGCATCGTTCATTGAAGAGTATATTGATGGTATTGCTAGAGGCGCTGGTGGTGCGCGTTTACGGGTTGTCGTTGAAAATGATCATCCTGAGTTTAGGAAACGTTTTAATCCAATCGACGTGTCAATTGTCGTGGACAATCTTGTCAGTAATGCGCGACGCGCGAAGGCATCGGAGATTCGGTTCACGCTGCGTCAAAGTGCGAGTAAAGGGTTGCTGATCAACGTCTCTGACAATGGACGAGGTTTTGCGAAGGGTGTCGATAGAGGTAGAATTTTCGAAATGGGCTATACCACAACGCATGGCTCTGGCCTTGGTCTTTACCATGTTCGGCAGGTACTTGGTCAGATGGGCGGAAGTATCGATGTTGTTAATGAACACCCGATGTCAGGAGTCGGCTTCTCGATTATTATCGCAAAATCTGGGAATAAAAAATGA
- the mobC gene encoding plasmid mobilization relaxosome protein MobC, protein MNARQSFMKSAAAKRQRATSAAPFSLRLSVEERERLECAAGGMPLGTYIRERLFGGDLTPRRTQGRAPVKDHAALGRVLAALGQSRIANNLNQIARLAHLGALPLSIETEEEVRLACRAVQDMRQHLLQALGLRGECL, encoded by the coding sequence ATGAATGCGCGCCAGAGTTTCATGAAGAGCGCGGCTGCGAAGCGGCAGCGGGCGACATCTGCCGCCCCTTTCTCGCTGCGCCTCAGTGTGGAGGAGCGCGAACGGCTCGAATGCGCGGCCGGCGGCATGCCGCTGGGAACCTATATTCGGGAGCGGCTGTTCGGTGGTGATCTGACACCGCGCCGCACCCAAGGGCGCGCGCCGGTCAAAGATCACGCTGCACTCGGTCGTGTGTTGGCCGCGCTCGGTCAGTCGCGCATCGCGAACAACCTAAATCAGATCGCCCGCCTCGCGCATCTTGGCGCACTGCCTCTCTCCATCGAAACGGAAGAAGAGGTCCGGTTAGCCTGCCGGGCGGTCCAGGACATGCGTCAGCATCTCCTCCAGGCGCTCGGCCTTCGAGGAGAGTGCCTATGA
- a CDS encoding DNA cytosine methyltransferase, whose translation MTAGGRQPLIKKEAKTARTLRRATYLFSKKFSLALAVELRHSISMENNTAPKLFIDIFAGCGGLSLGLMRAGWQCSFAIEKNDDAFSTYKHNLIEGRYSSSFKWPKWLEKRAHDIDEIISEYRDELLDLRGKVDLIAGGPPCQGFSSAGRRLHHDPRNKLFERYLDLVNILKPNAILIENVRGFTSDFTKKSSVKNYSLALAERLSLDYDVYQKLYNVSEFGVPQARTRFFLIAHRKGLNAENPFHIIDDVVPTFLRRNNLRNPVTAKEALSSLEISKGGIRASKETKGFMEICPTHSTTSYQKYLSTDCATIDSLRLARHSNEIAKRFEIIIEHSHRIGRLNTVIDGELKGQLGIKKKAIRVLDPDRPSPTITSMPDDLLHYSEPRALTVRENARLQSFPDWFSFKGKYTTGGERRKYEVPRFTQVANAVPPVVAEVFGIALLDIAQKICSQEKSCSAHSSQDRMKLSKLTA comes from the coding sequence TTGACGGCAGGGGGGCGGCAGCCCCTAATTAAAAAAGAGGCAAAGACAGCCCGGACGCTCCGACGCGCCACCTACCTTTTTTCAAAAAAATTTAGCCTGGCGCTAGCTGTCGAACTAAGGCATAGTATTTCTATGGAGAACAACACTGCACCAAAATTATTTATCGATATCTTTGCAGGCTGCGGAGGGTTATCCCTAGGCTTAATGCGTGCAGGATGGCAATGTTCTTTTGCTATCGAGAAAAACGATGATGCATTCTCAACATATAAGCACAACCTCATCGAAGGCCGATACTCAAGTAGCTTTAAATGGCCTAAATGGCTTGAAAAGAGAGCGCATGATATAGATGAAATAATTTCAGAATACCGCGACGAGCTTTTAGATCTTCGCGGAAAAGTAGACTTAATAGCAGGTGGGCCTCCCTGCCAGGGTTTTTCGTCTGCTGGAAGGCGGCTGCATCACGATCCACGGAATAAGTTGTTCGAGCGCTATTTGGATCTCGTTAATATATTGAAGCCAAATGCTATACTAATTGAGAATGTTCGTGGGTTCACCTCTGATTTCACCAAAAAATCTTCCGTAAAAAACTATTCTTTAGCGCTGGCCGAGCGTCTGTCTTTGGATTATGACGTTTATCAAAAACTCTATAACGTATCCGAATTTGGTGTACCGCAAGCACGTACGCGTTTTTTTCTGATCGCACATCGAAAAGGCCTCAATGCAGAAAATCCCTTTCACATTATTGACGACGTAGTTCCGACATTTTTGCGGAGAAACAATCTTCGCAATCCGGTTACTGCGAAAGAGGCGCTCTCTAGCTTAGAAATAAGTAAGGGTGGGATCCGTGCGTCTAAAGAAACAAAGGGATTTATGGAGATATGCCCCACGCACTCCACCACATCCTATCAAAAATATCTGTCTACAGATTGCGCAACGATTGATAGTTTGCGATTGGCAAGGCACTCAAATGAAATCGCAAAGCGATTTGAAATTATTATTGAACATAGCCATCGGATTGGTCGGCTAAATACAGTAATTGATGGAGAATTAAAGGGTCAACTTGGTATAAAGAAGAAAGCTATTCGAGTCCTTGATCCTGATCGCCCATCTCCTACTATCACGAGCATGCCCGATGATCTTCTGCATTATTCTGAGCCCAGAGCACTAACCGTACGTGAAAATGCTAGGCTGCAGAGCTTTCCCGACTGGTTTTCGTTCAAAGGGAAATATACAACCGGTGGCGAACGAAGAAAATACGAAGTTCCCCGCTTCACCCAGGTCGCAAACGCTGTTCCTCCTGTTGTCGCAGAGGTCTTTGGCATTGCTTTGCTCGACATTGCGCAGAAAATATGTAGCCAAGAAAAATCATGTAGTGCCCACTCGAGTCAGGATCGTATGAAGCTCTCGAAATTGACTGCGTAG
- a CDS encoding zincin-like metallopeptidase domain-containing protein: protein MTTDVYEKITTQIITELEKGVRPWHQPWAAGHLAGPVSRPVRSNGEPYSGINILGLWVTAMQKGYGAPIWMTFNQAKVLGASVRKGEKGALVVYAGAITRSETNEKGEDQERDIPFLKGYTVFNVEQIDGLPAHYTASHPVRLNEDERIAAAEAFFAATGAVLAHGGSGAHYTPALDRIQMPDFAAFRNAGAYYATLAHETTHWTGHKSRLDRNLGGSRFGSQAYAMEELVAELGAAFLCADLGLEPQIEEDHAPYISNWLEDLKSDKRAIFTAASQAQKAADFLHGLLPRTNEDPAEPLCEAAA from the coding sequence ATGACGACAGACGTTTACGAGAAGATCACCACGCAAATCATTACCGAACTCGAGAAAGGCGTACGGCCCTGGCATCAACCCTGGGCGGCCGGGCATCTGGCGGGGCCAGTGAGCCGCCCCGTGCGGAGTAACGGCGAGCCCTATAGCGGAATCAACATCCTGGGCCTTTGGGTTACGGCCATGCAGAAGGGGTACGGTGCACCGATCTGGATGACCTTCAACCAAGCTAAGGTGCTTGGTGCATCGGTCCGCAAGGGCGAGAAGGGTGCGCTGGTGGTCTATGCCGGTGCGATCACCCGCTCAGAGACCAACGAGAAAGGCGAAGACCAAGAGCGGGATATCCCGTTTCTAAAGGGCTACACCGTGTTCAATGTCGAGCAGATCGATGGGCTGCCGGCGCACTACACTGCGTCACATCCGGTGCGGCTCAACGAGGACGAGCGGATTGCAGCCGCTGAAGCGTTTTTTGCCGCGACCGGCGCCGTTTTGGCGCATGGCGGGAGTGGCGCGCATTACACGCCCGCATTGGACCGGATCCAAATGCCCGACTTCGCGGCTTTTCGAAATGCCGGGGCCTACTACGCTACCCTCGCTCATGAGACAACGCACTGGACCGGACACAAGAGCCGGCTCGATCGGAATCTCGGCGGCTCTCGATTTGGCAGTCAGGCGTACGCGATGGAAGAACTTGTCGCGGAGCTCGGCGCGGCGTTTCTATGTGCCGATCTCGGCCTCGAGCCTCAGATCGAAGAGGATCATGCGCCGTATATCAGCAACTGGCTTGAGGATTTAAAGTCCGACAAGCGGGCAATCTTCACCGCGGCCAGTCAGGCGCAGAAGGCCGCCGATTTTCTGCATGGCCTTCTGCCCCGCACCAACGAAGACCCTGCCGAACCGCTTTGCGAAGCCGCTGCATGA
- a CDS encoding relaxase/mobilization nuclease domain-containing protein — MILKGNQRAGAVQLARHLLNDRDNDHVSVHELRGFSAATLAEAMRETLAISKGTRCRQFLFSLSLNPPERATVEPEDLLAAADFVEHKLGLTGQPRAIVIHEKEGRRHAHAVWSRINADTMTAINLPYTKRKMQDVSRELFLHHGWSMPAGLRDPAERDPATFSRAEWQQAKRVGQDAKALKRMFATCWAASDNAESLKAALAERGLVLARGDRRGAVAVDYRGEVYALARWSGVKTKEVRARVGDPEALPGVDEAKRNIADRMTPVLRQYVADVRRNIERSAATVRFKAAQLKERHVAERDDLVARQDARWKGEVSARAARFRPGVRGLWDRVSGRHRETQVLNEREAKDAERRDRVEREALGVSQLNERRALQTEIKAIRALQHEEMSSLREDVATYAVWSGREVERPRHELDHASHSNQKENARDAENGPSY, encoded by the coding sequence ATGATCCTGAAGGGCAATCAACGGGCTGGCGCGGTCCAGCTTGCGCGGCATCTCCTCAATGACCGCGACAACGACCATGTGAGTGTGCACGAGTTGCGCGGCTTCTCTGCGGCGACCCTGGCAGAGGCGATGCGAGAAACGCTGGCGATCTCGAAGGGGACGCGCTGCCGCCAGTTCCTCTTCTCCCTCAGCCTCAACCCGCCGGAACGGGCGACAGTGGAGCCGGAGGATCTCCTCGCAGCGGCCGACTTCGTCGAGCACAAGCTCGGCCTTACTGGCCAACCCCGCGCCATCGTCATTCATGAGAAGGAAGGGCGGCGCCACGCGCACGCGGTCTGGTCCAGGATCAACGCTGACACGATGACGGCGATCAATCTGCCCTACACCAAGCGCAAGATGCAGGACGTCTCGCGTGAGCTCTTCCTGCACCACGGCTGGTCGATGCCGGCAGGTCTTCGCGATCCTGCAGAGCGCGACCCGGCGACCTTCAGCCGGGCGGAATGGCAGCAAGCCAAGCGTGTCGGTCAGGATGCCAAGGCGCTAAAGCGGATGTTCGCGACGTGCTGGGCGGCCAGCGACAATGCGGAAAGCCTGAAGGCTGCACTCGCAGAGAGAGGCCTTGTTCTGGCGCGAGGAGACCGCCGTGGTGCCGTCGCTGTAGACTATCGCGGTGAAGTCTATGCGCTTGCTCGGTGGTCGGGTGTGAAGACCAAGGAGGTCAGGGCGCGGGTTGGTGATCCGGAGGCACTTCCCGGCGTCGATGAGGCGAAGCGGAACATTGCCGACCGGATGACGCCGGTGCTTCGGCAATACGTTGCCGACGTTCGGCGAAATATCGAGCGGAGCGCAGCCACCGTTCGCTTCAAGGCAGCGCAACTGAAGGAGCGGCATGTCGCCGAGCGCGACGATCTCGTCGCCCGGCAAGATGCCCGGTGGAAGGGGGAAGTCAGCGCGCGCGCTGCGCGCTTCCGGCCCGGCGTGCGCGGCTTATGGGACCGGGTCAGCGGCCGTCATCGCGAGACCCAGGTTTTGAACGAGCGCGAAGCAAAGGATGCAGAGCGGCGCGACCGTGTTGAGCGTGAAGCGCTCGGCGTCTCCCAGCTTAACGAACGCCGCGCGCTACAAACGGAGATAAAGGCAATTCGCGCGCTGCAACACGAAGAGATGAGCTCACTCCGCGAAGATGTCGCGACCTATGCCGTCTGGTCTGGTCGCGAGGTCGAGCGACCCCGCCACGAGCTTGATCACGCCAGCCATTCAAATCAAAAGGAGAACGCGCGTGACGCTGAAAACGGCCCCTCCTATTGA
- a CDS encoding sulfotransferase — MARRGKALALGPLFILGFPRSGTTAMANAIARLKRFGGYGPEGHFIYLFAGPLNRIAAGEFNANSILHEEGAPDTVLDAFRALTNQLYSSQADPADTTWIDKTPDLLQVRAVPLIDRLWPDARYIFLYRPPEAAVRSSLALWPGQVTGNERNTAQRWVNCQQSWRRVRPRLGTRCVDVFQPEMLAAPQTIAAALQPLLDLSDSEVDALTRIWTRHPRMNRPDGPRGEAYDKVTLTAEVAADVTAITREEAAHWPAITAADAKKSPPR, encoded by the coding sequence ATGGCACGGCGCGGAAAGGCTTTGGCTTTGGGTCCACTGTTCATCCTGGGGTTCCCGCGATCGGGCACGACCGCCATGGCAAACGCCATCGCCCGGCTCAAGCGTTTTGGCGGGTACGGGCCTGAAGGGCACTTCATCTACCTGTTTGCCGGACCGCTGAACCGGATTGCCGCGGGCGAATTCAACGCAAATTCGATCCTGCACGAAGAGGGTGCGCCGGACACGGTGCTGGACGCATTCCGCGCTCTCACCAACCAGCTTTACTCGTCGCAGGCGGACCCTGCCGACACCACCTGGATCGACAAGACGCCGGATCTCCTGCAGGTCCGTGCGGTGCCTCTGATCGACAGGTTGTGGCCGGATGCGCGCTACATCTTCCTTTATCGCCCCCCGGAAGCCGCGGTGCGCTCCAGCCTTGCGCTGTGGCCGGGCCAGGTGACGGGCAATGAGCGCAATACGGCCCAGCGCTGGGTCAATTGCCAGCAAAGCTGGCGCAGGGTGCGGCCCCGGCTGGGCACGCGCTGTGTTGACGTGTTTCAGCCGGAAATGCTCGCCGCGCCGCAAACCATTGCCGCCGCACTCCAACCCCTTCTGGACCTCAGTGACAGCGAGGTGGACGCCCTCACCCGGATCTGGACCCGGCACCCCCGCATGAACCGCCCGGACGGCCCCCGCGGCGAAGCCTACGACAAGGTCACGCTAACGGCCGAAGTGGCCGCCGATGTCACCGCCATCACCCGCGAGGAAGCCGCGCACTGGCCGGCCATCACCGCCGCAGACGCGAAGAAGAGCCCGCCGCGCTGA